The Cloeon dipterum chromosome X, ieCloDipt1.1, whole genome shotgun sequence genome includes a window with the following:
- the LOC135946627 gene encoding caspase a-like, which produces MIQNSKELHSHSEMTGDAQQGGNSEEPVNSNEIACDDSGLRHLSIENNLLSDHHQPATVRGPTPTSAYIRATEKLKQHHKNSLKFVLGLDDDEESPNPDALREALAITNNYRSLRDEFGVNKADAIEKYQPRNATFSIKVSLWKKKLFLIAEGLNPVETEIFKRKLSENDVMDGSEQLEIFFEHLLKNNIAKLNENQVKIILLDMKRHDLEKLLEKSVTMRSGLCIIINQKLYTKGSPKPRIGTDLDRDRLVETFTRIGFDVVVENNLKFSKVNETLKEILNDYLKPVIHKCLVVCILAHGIKDQFICVDQDDREGYPLERLITVLNLEDKNHLAKIPKIYFIQACQGSINLTDKEPFEVIRKTKIASDAPIELNRCNNATGIRNICILQSAVPGTTSLRHEKKGTFFVQGLCSAILMKNPCRLESLYNDIHDILKTALANEDASKSMAMVPMCTSTMIDKVIFQTSESKLKESVKMRLTRVLVNLYEREIAKMMIAKALGNVA; this is translated from the exons ATGATACAAAACAGCAAAGAATTGCATT CACACTCTGAAATGACCGGCGACGCCCAACAAGGTGGAAATTCAGAAGAACCTGTGAATTCCAACGAGATTGCTTGCGATGACAGCGGATTGCGGCATCTTAGCATTGAGAACAACCTATTAAGCGATCACCACCAGCCGGCGACAGTCCGAGGGCCAACACCGACCTCAGCCTACATAAGGGCAACAGAAAAACTCAAACAACATCACAAGAATTCGTTGAAGTTTGTCCTTGGCCTTGATGACGATGAAGAGTCGCCAAACCCTGACGCCTTGAGAGAGGCCCTTGCCATTACGAACAATTACAGAAGTTTGAGAGATGAGTTTGGAGTGAATAAAGCTGACGCTATAGAGAAGTACCAACCAAGAAACGCTACATTTAGCATCAAAGTCAGTCTGTGGAAGAAGAAACTCTTCCTCATTGCTGAAGGACTGAATCCGGTGGAGacggaaattttcaaaaggaagTTAAGCGAAAATGACGTTATGGATGGGTCTGAGCAGCTAGAAATCTTTTTTGAACATCTGCTGAAGAACAACATTGCGAAACTGAATGAAAACCaggttaaaatcattttgcttGATATGAAAAGACATGACCTGGAGAAGTTGTTAG AGAAAAGTGTTACCATGCGCTCGGGCCTGTGCATCATCATCAACCAAAAATTGTACACCAAGGGAAGCCCAAAACCTCGCATTGGCACCGATTTGGATAGGGACAGACTGGTTGAAACCTTCACAAGAATTGGATTTGACGTTGTAGTTGAAAACAATCTGAAGTTTTCGAAGGTTAATGAAACGTTGAAGGAAATTCTCAATGATTACCTAAAACCAGTCATTCACAAGTGTTTGGTGGTTTGCATTTTGGCCCATGGTATTAAAG ATCAATTCATCTGTGTTGATCAAGATGACAGAGAGGGCTACCCTTTGGAAAGACTTATAACTGTACTTAATCTGGAAGACAAAAATCATCTCGCAAAGATACCCAAAATTTACTTCATCCAAGCATGCCAAGGAAGCATCAATCTAACAG ATAAAGAGCCCTTCGAGGTTATTCGTAAAACGAAAATCGCCTCTGATGCtccaattgaattaaatcgcTGCAATAATGCTACGGGCATCAGgaacatttgcattttacaatCTGCTGTGCCTGGAACGACTTCCCTCAGACACGAAAAGAAGG gaaCATTCTTTGTACAGGGCTTGTGCTCTgctattttgatgaaaaatccTTGCAGACTAGAGAGTCTGTACAACGATATTCATGACATTTTGAAAACAGCACTGGCCAATGAAGACGCAAGTAAGTCGATGGCAATGGTTCCGATGTGCACGTCCACCATGATAGACAAGGTCATTTTCCAAACCAGCGAAAGCAAACTCAAAGAGTCTGTCAAGATGAGACTGACTAGGGTCCTTGTCAACCTTTATGAAAGGGAAATAGCAAAGATGATGATTGCCAAAGCACTTGGAAATGTTGCTTAG
- the LOC135946626 gene encoding polyhomeotic-proximal chromatin protein-like produces the protein MNCGEMQKSEGQQQAEMMAMQQQQQQQQQQQQQQQQQQQQQQQQQSVVTTSGCVVNQPQMQTFQTLQLQQQPPPSTTPMPSASPMTMQMMPPQQPQMQQFTTAEWQGQRIQLVPQQQGPMYVQQVYNTPNGQQFLIPANNVIHHPGQPLQVITTGKPTFQPGPMTPQLITPQGKTMVQATTPTGTTQCYIPAQQASGNPNQTLLISHVAASQQGTTTIMPPPSPTAKQQDQQKAKVIQQTQNKPMQQQQQQNMIVQQQPQQIITQAIPNQQIIGSPMQWQSFPNQGAVWAQPTGNMPMSAASINTTSSPIFIRSTQPDGTHVYIQSNAMQQQMQQPQMAAPTQMAQQPQQMKPVVAKPPETSSTPPNIQPKVVPQKTLTIRPSAAPIQPASSTATQTSVAITTTTKPVSKVKVRPGRPVGTKTTDNQIKPQIMQQTQTTQQHITTSGQQVVVNNFSRVLLPSNNQPVQVVNSESPKAAPSQPAQMMTKLLPVSQPLQFLPQSLTMQQPQKEGNKTALQPVMAPVVPMQPMVAAPVLQPEQPQQAKESAAEVAVTDDSSKDMEEAATPETIDEDDEDLAIDEKSREKLKALVKPQVLTHVIEGFVIQEAGEPFPTTTTPEEMATCEFCKKTDVRTRFKKSKRFCSSSCAKSYKRQKEEKVGGKKARSAHSESSGEELVIDETTTSSANPESSPSPATTPSVNPQEWTVKEVCDFIQVLPGCAEYVEDFSMQEIDGQALLLLRADHLMSAMGMKLGPALKICAKIQQLKNGIVDTS, from the exons ATGAATTGCGGTGAGATGCAAAAATCTGAGGGTCAGCAGCAGGCAGAGATGATGGctatgcagcagcagcagcagcagcaacaacaacagcagcagcagcagcagcaacagcaacaacaacagcagcaacaacagtcTGTTGTCACGACCTCCGGGTGTGTCGTGAATCAGCCGCAGATGCAGACATTCCAAACCCTCCAG ctccagcagcagccgccaccCTCGACCACCCCCATGCCGAGCGCGTCCCCAATGACCATGCAAATGATGCCGCCGCAGCAACCGCAAATGCAGCAGTTCACCACGGCGGAGTGGCAAGGACAAAGA ATCCAACTGGTTCCGCAGCAGCAAGGGCCGATGTACGTGCAGCAAGTTTATAACACCCCGAACGGCCAGCAGTTCTTGATCCCGGCAAACAATGTTATACACCACCCGGGACAACCATTGCAG gTGATAACGACCGGGAAGCCAACCTTCCAGCCAGGGCCGATGACCCCGCAACTGATCACCCCTCAGGGGAAAACGATGGTGCAAGCAACCACCCCGACAGGCACCACGCAGTGCTACATTCCAGCCCAGCAAGCGTCTGGCAACCCCAATCAGACCCTGCTTATCAGCCACGTAGCTGCAAGCCAACAAGGCACGACGACCATCATGCCGCCACCCTCTCCGACGGCCAAGCAGCAAGATCAGCAGAAG gCAAAAGTCATCCAGCAGACTCAAAACAAGCCgatgcaacagcagcagcaacaaaacATGATCGTCCAGCAGCAGCCTCAGCAGATTATCACGCAGGCTATTCCAAATCAGCAGATTATCGGCAGTCCCATGCAA TGGCAGTCTTTTCCAAACCAAGGAGCCGTGTGGGCTCAGCCGACAGGGAACATGCCCATGAGTGCAGCGAGCATTAACACGACCTCAAGCCCGATTTTCATCCGGAGTACCCAGCCCGACGGCACACACGTTTACATCCAAAGCAACGCCATGCAACAGCAAATGCAGCAGCCAC aaatggcAGCTCCGACGCAAATGGCCCAGCAACCCCAGCAGATGAAACCGGTCGTGGCTAAGCCTCCAGAGACCTCAAGCACCCCGCCAAACATCCAGCCGAAGGTGGTGCCGCAGAAGACACTGACTATCAGACCGTCAGCCGCGCCTATTCAACCAGCGAGTTCGACAGCTACCCAAACTTCTGTGGcgataacaacaacaaccaaaCCTGTG TCCAAGGTGAAGGTCAGGCCTGGACGTCCTGTCGGCACCAAGACTACTGACAACCAAATCAAGCCGCAAATAATGCAGCAGACCCAAACTACCCAACAGCACATCACTACTAGCGGCCAGCAAGTTGTTGTAAACaa tttttccaGAGTGCTGCTGCCGTCAAACAACCAACCAGTGCAGGTCGTGAATTCGGAATCGCCGAAAGCGGCGCCTAGTCAGCCTGCACAGATGATGACCAAGCTTCTGCCAGTGTCGCAGCCGCTGCAGTTCCTGCCGCAGTCGCTCACCATGCAGCAGCCGCAGAAGGAGGGCAACAAGACTGCGCTGCAGCCGGTGATGGCGCCTGTGGTGCCCATGCAGCCCATGGTGGCGGCCCCGGTGCTGCAGCCCGAGCAGCCGCAACAAGCAAAGGAGTCAGCTGCCGAAGTGGCGGTCACTGATGACTCGAGCAAGGACATGGAAGAGGCCGCCACCCCGGAGACTATCGACGAGGACGATGAGGACCTGGCCATCGACGAGAAGAGCAGGGAGAAACTCAAGGCCCTCGTCAAGCCCCAGGTGCTGACACATGTCATCGAGGGCTTTGTCATTCAAGAAG ccGGTGAACCGTTCCCAACGACTACAACCCCAGAGGAGATGGCAACCTGCGAGTTTTGCAAGAAGACAGACGTGCGAACGAGGTTCAAGAAGTCGAAACGATTCTGCAGCTCGTCCTGCGCCAAGAG TTACAAGAGACAGAAAGAGGAGAAAGTCGGCGGAAAGAAGGCGCGATCTGCACATTCTGAGTCGTCAGGCGAGGAACTCGTCATCGATGAAACAACCACATCCTCAGCAAACCCCGAGAGCTCGCCTTCCCCTGCTACCACTCCGAGTGTCAATCCACAAGAATGGACG gtgAAGGAAGTGTGCGACTTCATCCAGGTGCTGCCCGGATGCGCAGAGTACGTGGAGGACTTCTCAATGCAAGAGATCGATGGCCAGGCTCTGCTGCTCCTGAGGGCCGACCACCTGATGAGCGCCATGGGCATGAAACTAGGCCCGGCACTCAAGATTTGCGCCAAAATACAGCAGCTAAAGAATGGCATCGTAGACACCAGTTAA